The following proteins are co-located in the Desulfonauticus submarinus genome:
- the pyrE gene encoding orotate phosphoribosyltransferase — MEDLKKRLASLLYEKSYKEGNFVLTSGKKSDYYFDCKQTALHPEGSYLLGRIFMQIIRNLPYPIVGVGGMTLGADPLVSSVVLTSYLEKMPLFGFIVRKKAKGHGTNQFLEGLANFSSGDRVCILEDVITTGGSVLKACERVKDSGLVVEDIICVLDREEGGRASLEKEGYNLYSIFTRGELVALVKG, encoded by the coding sequence GTGGAAGATTTAAAAAAAAGATTAGCTAGTTTACTTTATGAAAAATCTTATAAAGAAGGTAACTTTGTTTTGACATCTGGTAAAAAATCCGATTATTATTTCGACTGTAAACAGACAGCCCTACATCCAGAAGGAAGTTATCTTTTAGGCAGGATATTTATGCAGATTATTCGAAATTTGCCCTATCCTATTGTAGGTGTTGGAGGAATGACTTTAGGAGCAGATCCTTTAGTCAGTTCAGTAGTTTTGACATCTTATTTAGAAAAAATGCCCTTATTTGGATTTATTGTCCGCAAAAAAGCAAAAGGACATGGGACAAATCAATTTTTAGAGGGTTTGGCAAATTTTTCTTCAGGGGATAGGGTGTGTATTTTAGAGGATGTTATCACAACAGGAGGCTCTGTTTTAAAAGCATGTGAGCGGGTAAAGGATAGTGGACTTGTGGTAGAAGATATAATTTGTGTTTTAGATAGGGAAGAAGGAGGAAGGGCATCTCTTGAAAAAGAAGGTTACAATCTATACTCTATTTTTACTAGAGGGGAATTGGTTGCATTGGTAAAAGGATAG
- the purB gene encoding adenylosuccinate lyase — protein sequence MIERYTRPEMGSIWTLENKFRVWLEVELAVCEAWHKLGVIPVKEMQEIREKADFDLNRILEIEEQTKHDVIAFLTAVEEKVGAASRFIHLGCTSSDIVDTANSILLVRAGKLIQDALDLVLDTLKKLSYEHKELIVIGRTHGVHAEPTSFGLKMAGFYAEFMRHKKRWKNAVENIRIGKISGAVGTYAHLSPEVEKIACEILGLRVDPISTQIVQRDRYAHYFTSLALIAGGVERLCVELRHLQRTEVLEVEEGFSKGQKGSSAMPHKKNPISAENLSGLARLVRTNSLASMENMALWHERDISHSSVERVIMPDSTILVHYMLHRLNSILSNLKINKDNMARNLMSSFGLFYSQRVLLALIDKGLKRQQAYELVQKTALSCWEEKVSFEKKIRENQDITNYLSKEELDSIFDLNYYIRYVDLIYNRVFGE from the coding sequence ATGATAGAACGTTATACTCGCCCTGAAATGGGATCTATCTGGACTTTAGAAAATAAGTTTAGGGTATGGCTAGAAGTGGAATTGGCTGTTTGTGAGGCATGGCATAAGTTAGGAGTAATTCCGGTTAAGGAAATGCAAGAAATTCGCGAAAAGGCTGATTTTGATCTAAATAGGATTTTAGAAATAGAAGAGCAGACAAAACATGATGTAATAGCTTTTTTAACTGCAGTAGAAGAAAAGGTGGGAGCTGCTTCTAGGTTTATTCACTTAGGCTGTACTTCTTCAGATATTGTAGATACTGCGAATAGTATTTTGTTAGTACGTGCAGGAAAGCTTATTCAAGACGCTTTAGACTTAGTCTTAGACACCTTAAAAAAACTTTCTTATGAGCATAAAGAGCTTATTGTGATTGGTAGAACTCATGGAGTGCATGCTGAACCTACTAGTTTTGGCTTAAAAATGGCAGGATTTTATGCTGAGTTTATGCGCCATAAAAAAAGATGGAAAAATGCTGTAGAAAATATTCGTATTGGTAAAATTTCTGGCGCTGTAGGAACCTATGCCCATTTATCTCCAGAAGTGGAAAAAATTGCCTGTGAAATTCTAGGATTAAGAGTTGATCCTATTTCTACCCAAATAGTGCAAAGAGATAGATATGCCCATTATTTTACTTCGCTGGCGCTTATTGCAGGAGGAGTTGAGCGCCTTTGTGTAGAATTAAGACACCTTCAGCGAACAGAGGTTTTAGAAGTAGAAGAGGGCTTTAGCAAAGGACAGAAAGGATCCTCAGCAATGCCTCATAAGAAAAATCCTATTTCTGCCGAAAACCTGAGTGGATTGGCAAGATTGGTAAGAACAAACTCTTTAGCTTCCATGGAAAATATGGCTTTATGGCATGAGAGGGATATCAGTCATTCTTCTGTAGAGCGCGTAATTATGCCAGATTCTACTATTTTGGTGCATTATATGCTGCATCGATTGAATTCTATTTTAAGTAATTTAAAGATAAATAAAGACAATATGGCAAGAAATTTAATGTCTTCTTTTGGTCTTTTTTATTCTCAGAGAGTTCTTTTAGCCTTGATTGATAAAGGCTTAAAAAGACAACAAGCATATGAGTTAGTTCAAAAGACAGCTCTTTCTTGTTGGGAGGAAAAGGTTTCTTTTGAAAAGAAAATTAGAGAGAATCAAGACATTACCAATTATTTGTCTAAGGAAGAATTAGACAGCATATTTGATTTAAACTATTATATAAGATATGTAGATTTAATTTATAACCGGGTGTTTGGAGAGTAG
- a CDS encoding FmdB family zinc ribbon protein, translating to MPIYEYQCKECGHVFEEWQKNFDEQDIPCPVCGGSTHRLISNTSFVLKGSGWYVTDYCSRSSANNGGGKTSNTSSKNNSSGKSCSISSGGSAKS from the coding sequence ATGCCTATTTATGAGTATCAATGTAAGGAATGTGGTCATGTTTTTGAAGAATGGCAAAAGAATTTTGATGAACAAGATATTCCTTGCCCCGTATGTGGGGGGAGTACCCATCGTCTTATCTCTAACACTTCTTTTGTGTTAAAAGGTTCTGGATGGTATGTGACAGATTACTGTAGTAGGTCTTCTGCTAATAATGGAGGAGGAAAAACTTCTAACACTTCTTCCAAAAACAATTCCTCTGGAAAAAGTTGCAGCATTTCGTCTGGTGGAAGCGCCAAGTCTTGA
- the glnA gene encoding type I glutamate--ammonia ligase, whose protein sequence is MSDFPKFNCKNADDVLKAVKEYDVSFIQFWFVDVLGVLKSFQVTPSELEGAFEEGMGFDGSSIEGFCRIQESDMVAFPDPTTFQLVAWRPTEKPVARMFCDIKNPDGTPYEGDSRYALKRMTEKAAEKGYAFYVGPELEFFLFPNERETTLLDRGGYFDAPPLDLGNDVRRDIIFALNKMGIVVEYSHHEVAPSQHEIDLRYQEAVKMADTAVTYRVIVKETARKHGCYATFMPKPLFGQNGSGMHVHQSLFKNGKNVFFDPKGEYNLSEECRHYIAGLLKHAPEITAICNQWVNSYKRLVPGYEAPVYVAWARRNRSSLIRVPMYKPGKEAATRIELRSPDPACNPYLAFAVMLAAGLKGIEEKYELPAPVEEDIFEMNEAERAKYGIESLPGSLNEAIEAMEKSEVVKEALGEHIFNKFIENKKMEWDAYRTQVTEYEIKKYLPLL, encoded by the coding sequence ATGTCTGATTTTCCAAAGTTTAATTGTAAAAATGCAGATGATGTTTTAAAGGCAGTTAAAGAGTATGATGTAAGTTTTATTCAATTTTGGTTTGTAGATGTTTTAGGCGTATTAAAGAGTTTTCAGGTTACCCCTAGTGAGTTGGAGGGAGCATTTGAAGAGGGAATGGGATTTGATGGTTCCTCAATAGAAGGGTTTTGTAGAATTCAAGAAAGTGACATGGTAGCTTTCCCAGATCCTACTACCTTTCAGTTGGTGGCTTGGAGACCAACTGAAAAGCCCGTTGCTAGAATGTTTTGTGACATAAAAAATCCAGATGGAACTCCTTATGAGGGTGATAGTCGTTATGCTTTAAAGCGTATGACTGAGAAGGCTGCAGAAAAGGGCTATGCTTTTTATGTAGGTCCAGAATTGGAATTCTTTTTATTTCCTAATGAAAGGGAAACTACTCTTTTAGATAGAGGTGGATATTTTGATGCTCCTCCTTTAGACCTTGGTAATGATGTGCGAAGAGATATTATTTTTGCTTTAAATAAGATGGGAATTGTTGTGGAATATAGCCATCATGAAGTAGCTCCAAGTCAGCATGAGATTGATTTGCGTTATCAAGAAGCAGTTAAGATGGCTGATACTGCAGTAACTTATCGAGTTATTGTAAAAGAAACTGCAAGAAAGCATGGTTGCTATGCTACTTTTATGCCCAAGCCATTATTTGGACAAAATGGAAGCGGAATGCATGTGCATCAGTCATTGTTTAAAAATGGTAAAAATGTGTTTTTTGACCCTAAAGGTGAGTATAATTTAAGTGAAGAGTGCCGCCATTATATTGCTGGTCTATTAAAGCATGCTCCAGAAATTACTGCTATTTGTAATCAATGGGTAAACTCTTATAAACGTTTGGTTCCTGGGTATGAGGCTCCAGTATATGTTGCTTGGGCGAGAAGAAATAGGTCTTCTCTTATTAGAGTGCCTATGTACAAACCAGGGAAAGAAGCTGCCACGAGAATAGAACTTCGTTCTCCAGATCCAGCTTGTAATCCTTATTTGGCATTTGCTGTTATGTTGGCAGCTGGTCTTAAGGGAATAGAAGAGAAATATGAGTTACCAGCTCCAGTAGAAGAAGATATTTTTGAAATGAACGAAGCTGAAAGAGCAAAATACGGTATAGAAAGTTTGCCTGGCAGCTTGAATGAAGCGATTGAAGCTATGGAAAAAAGTGAAGTAGTAAAAGAGGCTTTGGGTGAGCATATTTTTAATAAATTTATTGAAAATAAGAAAATGGAATGGGATGCTTATAGAACCCAAGTAACAGAATATGAAATTAAAAAGTATTTGCCTCTTTTATAA
- the trpA gene encoding tryptophan synthase subunit alpha: protein MSDSFVYKFNEVKKNSRVALIPFITAGFPDKKNFWEELKELDENGADIIEIGVPFSDPVADGPVIEAASLKAIQEGVDIKYILDGLAQRKFNSPLVLMGYFNPFYKYGLKKLIEDCSKVGVKGLIIPDLPLEEYQRYFPKQSKVRYIPLIGLNTSIKRMKAYAELDPPFVYIVSVLGITGNELFIEDSLLSLLEKIKKIFSCPVVLGFGLSNPTQIKPIISFIDGVVFGTSLLRFLNNGGKSREFLQKWKI, encoded by the coding sequence ATGTCTGATAGTTTTGTTTATAAATTTAATGAGGTTAAAAAGAATTCAAGAGTAGCTTTAATTCCATTTATCACTGCTGGGTTTCCAGACAAAAAAAATTTTTGGGAGGAATTAAAAGAGTTAGATGAAAATGGGGCTGATATTATTGAAATAGGTGTCCCATTTTCAGATCCTGTGGCAGATGGCCCAGTTATTGAAGCTGCTTCTTTGAAGGCTATTCAAGAAGGTGTAGATATAAAATATATTTTAGATGGATTAGCGCAAAGAAAGTTTAATTCACCTTTAGTGTTAATGGGTTATTTTAATCCATTTTATAAATATGGGCTTAAGAAGTTAATTGAAGATTGTTCCAAGGTTGGGGTAAAAGGACTTATTATTCCAGATTTGCCTTTGGAAGAGTATCAAAGATACTTTCCAAAACAGAGTAAAGTTAGGTATATCCCTTTAATCGGCTTAAATACTTCTATAAAACGTATGAAGGCGTATGCTGAGTTAGATCCCCCTTTTGTTTATATCGTTTCTGTTTTAGGAATTACAGGCAATGAACTTTTTATAGAAGATAGTTTACTTTCTCTTCTTGAGAAAATAAAAAAGATTTTTTCTTGTCCTGTGGTTTTAGGATTTGGACTCTCAAATCCTACTCAAATTAAACCCATAATTTCTTTCATCGATGGAGTTGTTTTTGGAACTTCTCTACTTAGATTTTTAAACAATGGAGGTAAAAGTAGAGAGTTTTTACAAAAATGGAAAATTTAG